The following are encoded together in the Actinobacillus lignieresii genome:
- the truB gene encoding tRNA pseudouridine(55) synthase TruB, which yields MSRPRKKGRDVHGVFLLDKPQGMSSNDILQKVKRLFQANKAGHTGALDPLATGMLPICLGEATKFSQFLLDSDKRYQVTAKLGERTDTSDAEGQVVETRAVNVGEAEIITALEQFRGDILQVPTMFSALKHNGKPLYEYARQGITVEREARPITIFELRFIEYVAPYLTLEVHCSKGTYIRTLVDDLGEILGCGAHVTVLRRLAVANYPIEAMMSYADLQNLSENQPLEELDKYLLPLGTAVESLPKLNLTAEQTKAVGFGQRVKFENNDQIYGQVRLFSDNMQFLGVAEITTDNVIRPSRMVNI from the coding sequence GTGTCCAGACCTCGTAAAAAAGGGCGTGATGTTCACGGCGTATTTTTATTAGATAAACCGCAAGGAATGTCGTCAAACGATATTCTGCAAAAGGTTAAACGCCTGTTTCAAGCGAATAAAGCGGGGCATACCGGCGCATTAGATCCGCTTGCGACCGGTATGCTGCCGATTTGTTTGGGTGAAGCGACTAAATTTTCGCAATTTTTGCTTGATTCGGACAAACGTTATCAAGTTACTGCAAAATTAGGCGAACGTACCGATACGTCGGACGCAGAAGGGCAAGTCGTTGAAACCCGTGCGGTGAACGTAGGTGAAGCGGAAATTATTACGGCATTGGAGCAATTTCGCGGCGATATTTTACAAGTGCCGACTATGTTTTCCGCATTAAAACATAACGGTAAACCGCTCTATGAATATGCTCGCCAAGGCATTACGGTAGAAAGAGAAGCGCGCCCGATTACGATTTTCGAATTGCGTTTTATCGAATATGTCGCACCTTATCTTACGTTAGAGGTACATTGCTCGAAAGGCACTTATATTCGTACTTTAGTCGATGATTTAGGCGAAATATTGGGCTGTGGCGCGCACGTGACGGTTCTACGCCGTTTAGCGGTGGCAAATTATCCGATTGAAGCGATGATGAGCTATGCGGATTTGCAAAATTTAAGTGAAAACCAACCGCTTGAAGAATTAGATAAATATCTTTTACCTTTAGGTACCGCAGTAGAAAGCCTACCGAAACTAAACTTAACCGCAGAGCAGACTAAGGCGGTCGGTTTCGGTCAAAGAGTGAAATTTGAAAATAACGATCAAATTTACGGGCAAGTTCGTTTGTTTTCGGATAATATGCAATTTCTCGGTGTCGCGGAAATTACGACCGATAATGTCATTCGCCCAAGCAGAATGGTAAATATTTAA
- a CDS encoding lytic murein transglycosylase, whose amino-acid sequence MKLRFLTIPVMFSLFLAGCSNKNSTYPELPMDAQYTKARTLNNFNDYVHFLKQKAAGAGVSDNVLNTQKFIRYNARSIQLDQAQAARKRDPNTPSPPPNPNGVTNYLSKVLTQNKVNLAAEYWYEFNTQLTHASNKYNVQKEYILALWGMESSFGRYQGDFDVLSVLATLAFDGRREKLFTQEFVNAMKMLDDGTINRYEMLGSWAGAMGQTQFMPTAYLNYATDGNGDGKKDIWNTEADAFASIASYLSTVGWDDEVPWGVEVKLASPIDLSFSGIEANKAKTLGEWQSWGVYLAYPTARETAKLSALNGNKLWLVRPDKEAGRAFLVSNNFRTLMDWNKSNNFGISIGKFADRILESVGR is encoded by the coding sequence ATGAAATTACGATTTTTAACGATTCCGGTAATGTTTAGCTTATTCCTTGCCGGATGTTCAAATAAAAATAGTACGTATCCGGAGCTTCCGATGGACGCTCAATACACTAAAGCGCGTACGCTCAATAATTTTAATGATTACGTACATTTTCTTAAGCAAAAGGCTGCCGGTGCCGGTGTGTCGGATAACGTATTAAATACCCAAAAATTTATTCGATATAACGCCAGATCCATTCAGTTGGATCAAGCTCAGGCGGCTCGTAAGCGTGATCCGAATACGCCTTCGCCACCGCCGAATCCGAACGGTGTCACTAACTATTTAAGTAAGGTGCTCACTCAAAATAAAGTGAATTTGGCCGCTGAATATTGGTATGAATTTAATACGCAATTAACTCATGCCAGTAACAAATATAATGTTCAGAAAGAATATATTTTAGCGTTGTGGGGGATGGAGAGCAGTTTTGGTCGTTACCAAGGCGATTTTGACGTATTGTCCGTGTTAGCCACACTTGCTTTTGACGGACGCCGTGAAAAATTATTTACCCAAGAATTCGTCAATGCGATGAAAATGTTGGATGACGGTACGATCAATCGTTATGAAATGCTAGGTTCTTGGGCGGGGGCAATGGGGCAAACTCAGTTTATGCCGACCGCCTATTTGAATTACGCGACGGACGGCAACGGTGACGGCAAAAAAGATATTTGGAATACGGAAGCCGATGCGTTTGCCTCTATCGCTTCTTATCTTTCAACCGTAGGTTGGGATGATGAAGTGCCTTGGGGCGTAGAGGTAAAACTTGCCAGCCCGATTGATCTGTCTTTCTCCGGTATTGAAGCAAACAAAGCTAAAACCCTCGGAGAATGGCAGTCTTGGGGTGTTTATCTGGCGTATCCGACCGCTCGAGAAACGGCAAAATTAAGTGCGTTAAACGGTAATAAATTATGGTTGGTTCGGCCGGATAAAGAAGCCGGACGAGCTTTCCTCGTATCAAATAATTTCCGTACCTTAATGGACTGGAACAAATCGAATAATTTCGGCATCAGTATCGGTAAGTTTGCGGATCGCATTTTAGAAAGCGTGGGGCGGTAA
- the rbfA gene encoding 30S ribosome-binding factor RbfA → MSREFKRSDRVAQELQKEIAVILQREVKDPRIGMVTVSDVEVSRDLAYAKIFVTFLFDNDQSAIEQGMKGLEKASPYIRSLVGKAMRLRIVPELRFIYDQSLVEGMRMSNLVSNVIKNDEAKHKEEE, encoded by the coding sequence ATGAGCAGAGAATTTAAACGCAGTGATCGTGTAGCGCAAGAGTTACAAAAAGAGATCGCTGTCATTTTACAACGAGAGGTAAAAGACCCTCGTATCGGGATGGTAACGGTATCGGATGTGGAAGTAAGCCGTGATTTGGCGTATGCGAAAATCTTCGTAACATTCTTATTCGATAATGATCAAAGCGCAATTGAACAGGGTATGAAAGGCTTAGAAAAAGCAAGCCCGTATATTCGTTCGTTAGTCGGTAAGGCTATGCGTTTACGTATCGTACCGGAGCTTCGTTTTATTTACGATCAATCCTTAGTCGAAGGTATGCGTATGTCTAACCTTGTCTCGAACGTGATTAAAAACGACGAAGCTAAACATAAAGAGGAAGAATAG
- the pta gene encoding phosphate acetyltransferase, whose protein sequence is MSRTIILIPTTTGVGLTSVSLGLVHALEQKGSKVGFLKPIAQPISGEDTLDRSTSIIRSAQTTEVGEPFMLSEAEALIGQNQSDVLLEKVVERHQQLSKNNEIVVVEGLIPTRKNSYANSVNYDIAQALDAEIILVAAPGSDKPTQLKERVEAAASEFGGRHNPNLLGVIINKFNAPVDESGRTRPDLTEIFDSFQHSTQNIAEVEALFAKSPIKLLACVEWKSDLIATRAIDLAKHLRAAIINEGELQTRRIRGVTFCARSLPHMVDHFKAGSLLVTSADRPEVLVAASLAVMNGVEIGAILLTGGYKIETPIAKLCQQAFESGVPVFRVEGNTWQTALSLQSFSLEVPADDKERISSIKEYVASQFNHGFIDEISKAATRARRLSPAAFRYQLTEYARQAKKRIVLPEGDEPRTVKAAALCAERGIAECVLLANPTDVRRVAESQGVVLGKGITIINPEEVRENYVARLVELRKNKGMTEVVAREQLTDTVVLGTMMLEAGEVDGLVSGAVHTTANTIRPPMQIIKTAPGSSIVSSIFFMLLPDQVLVYGDCAVNPDPTAEQLAEIAIQSAESAKAFGIDPRVAMISYSTGTSGSGADVEKVKEATRIAQEKRPDLIIDGPLQYDAAVMEDVARSKAPNSPVAGKATVFVFPDLNTGNTTYKAVQRSADLVSIGPMLQGMRKPVNDLSRGALVDDIVYTIALTAIQATQG, encoded by the coding sequence ATGTCCAGAACTATTATCTTAATCCCAACAACAACCGGTGTCGGCTTAACGAGCGTTAGTCTCGGTTTAGTACATGCTTTGGAACAAAAAGGTTCTAAAGTCGGCTTTTTAAAACCAATCGCGCAACCTATCAGCGGCGAAGATACGTTAGACCGCTCTACTTCGATTATTCGTTCGGCGCAAACGACAGAAGTCGGCGAGCCGTTTATGTTGAGCGAGGCGGAAGCGTTAATCGGTCAAAACCAATCGGACGTTTTATTAGAAAAAGTGGTTGAACGTCATCAACAACTCAGCAAAAACAATGAAATCGTTGTTGTTGAAGGTTTAATCCCTACTCGTAAAAATTCATACGCTAACAGCGTAAACTATGATATTGCTCAAGCATTAGATGCGGAAATTATCTTAGTTGCCGCACCGGGTTCGGATAAACCGACCCAATTAAAAGAGCGTGTAGAAGCGGCCGCTTCAGAGTTCGGCGGTCGTCATAACCCTAACTTATTAGGCGTAATTATCAATAAATTTAACGCACCGGTTGATGAGTCGGGTCGTACTCGTCCGGACTTAACCGAAATTTTCGATTCGTTCCAACACAGCACACAAAATATTGCGGAAGTGGAAGCGTTATTTGCAAAAAGTCCGATTAAATTACTCGCTTGTGTTGAGTGGAAATCCGATTTAATTGCAACACGTGCTATCGACTTAGCGAAACACTTACGTGCGGCTATTATCAATGAAGGTGAATTACAAACTCGTCGTATCCGTGGCGTAACATTCTGTGCGCGTAGTCTTCCGCATATGGTTGATCATTTTAAAGCGGGCAGCTTATTAGTGACCTCTGCAGACCGTCCGGAAGTATTGGTTGCAGCGTCTTTAGCGGTAATGAACGGTGTGGAAATCGGCGCAATCTTATTAACCGGCGGCTATAAAATCGAAACACCGATTGCAAAACTTTGCCAACAAGCATTTGAATCCGGCGTTCCGGTGTTCCGTGTAGAAGGTAATACATGGCAAACTGCACTTAGCTTACAAAGTTTCAGCTTAGAAGTGCCTGCTGATGATAAAGAACGTATTTCATCGATTAAAGAATATGTTGCAAGCCAATTTAACCACGGTTTCATTGATGAAATTTCTAAAGCGGCAACACGCGCTCGTCGTTTATCGCCGGCAGCATTCCGTTATCAATTAACCGAATATGCACGTCAAGCGAAAAAACGTATCGTATTACCGGAAGGCGACGAACCTCGTACCGTTAAAGCGGCGGCGTTATGTGCCGAACGCGGTATCGCGGAATGTGTGCTTTTAGCAAATCCGACGGACGTTCGACGTGTAGCGGAATCTCAAGGTGTGGTATTAGGTAAAGGTATTACGATTATCAATCCTGAAGAAGTACGTGAAAACTATGTGGCTCGTTTAGTCGAGTTACGTAAAAATAAAGGTATGACGGAAGTGGTTGCACGTGAGCAATTAACGGATACGGTAGTACTCGGTACAATGATGCTAGAAGCCGGCGAAGTGGACGGTTTAGTATCGGGTGCGGTACATACTACGGCAAATACGATTCGTCCGCCGATGCAAATCATCAAAACCGCACCGGGTAGCTCGATTGTTTCTTCAATCTTCTTTATGCTATTACCGGATCAAGTGCTTGTGTACGGTGACTGTGCGGTGAACCCGGATCCGACGGCAGAACAATTAGCTGAAATTGCAATTCAATCTGCGGAATCGGCGAAAGCGTTCGGTATCGACCCGCGTGTGGCAATGATTTCTTACTCAACCGGTACTTCAGGTTCCGGTGCGGATGTTGAGAAAGTGAAAGAAGCGACTCGTATCGCACAAGAAAAACGCCCTGATTTAATCATTGACGGTCCGTTACAATATGATGCGGCGGTAATGGAAGATGTTGCACGCTCTAAAGCACCGAACTCTCCGGTAGCGGGTAAAGCGACAGTATTCGTATTCCCTGACTTAAATACCGGTAATACGACCTATAAAGCGGTACAACGTTCTGCGGATTTAGTGTCTATCGGCCCAATGCTTCAAGGTATGCGTAAACCGGTGAATGACCTCTCTCGCGGTGCGTTAGTTGATGATATCGTTTATACGATTGCATTAACCGCAATCCAAGCGACACAAGGTTAA
- a CDS encoding YegP family protein has translation MYFEIYKDAKGEFRWRLKSGNHQTIATGGEGYATKQNCQKGIEAVKKVTVETEVKDLTKEA, from the coding sequence ATGTATTTTGAAATTTATAAAGATGCAAAAGGCGAATTTCGCTGGCGTTTAAAATCCGGCAACCATCAAACAATCGCAACCGGTGGTGAAGGATATGCGACAAAACAAAACTGCCAAAAAGGCATTGAAGCGGTAAAAAAAGTTACTGTTGAAACTGAAGTTAAAGATTTAACAAAAGAAGCATAA
- a CDS encoding acetate kinase has translation MSKNLILILNCGSSSLKFAVLDPKTGDEKLSGLAEAFNLEDARIKWKLNGEKGNADLGAGAAHSEALTFIANELLSEELKSSIGAIGHRIVHGGEQFTSSVVINDDVVKGIEHAIQFAPLHNPAHLIGIKEAFRIFPELKEKNVAVFDTAFHQTMPEEAFLYALPYKLYKEHGIRRYGAHGTSHLFITSQVAELAGKPVDQTNAIICHLGNGGSVSVVRNGKCIDTSMGLTPLEGLVMGTRSGDIDPAIVFYLYKNLGMSMEQIEDTLVKKSGLLGLTEVTSDCRYAEDNYEDASKPEAKRALDVYSYRLAKYIGAYMAILGDDHLDAIAFTGGIGENSGHVRELALNHLKLFGVKLDVERNLAARFGKSGVITADDSTFKAVVIPTNEELVIAQDTAKLAL, from the coding sequence ATGTCTAAAAACTTAATCCTTATCCTTAACTGCGGTAGTTCTTCTTTAAAATTTGCGGTGTTAGATCCTAAAACGGGTGACGAGAAATTATCCGGTCTAGCAGAAGCATTTAACTTAGAAGATGCTCGTATTAAATGGAAATTAAACGGCGAAAAAGGCAATGCAGATTTAGGTGCAGGTGCAGCGCATAGCGAAGCATTAACTTTCATTGCAAATGAATTATTATCAGAAGAATTAAAATCCAGTATCGGTGCTATCGGTCACCGTATCGTTCACGGTGGTGAGCAATTCACTTCATCCGTAGTAATCAATGATGATGTAGTTAAAGGCATCGAACACGCAATTCAATTCGCACCGCTTCACAATCCGGCGCATTTAATCGGTATCAAAGAAGCATTCCGTATTTTCCCTGAGTTAAAAGAGAAAAACGTTGCGGTATTCGATACGGCTTTCCACCAAACTATGCCGGAAGAAGCATTTTTATACGCACTTCCGTACAAACTCTATAAAGAACACGGTATCCGTCGTTACGGCGCTCACGGTACCAGCCATTTATTCATCACCTCACAAGTTGCCGAATTAGCGGGCAAACCGGTAGATCAAACCAATGCGATTATCTGTCACTTAGGTAACGGCGGTTCCGTATCTGTGGTACGTAACGGTAAATGTATCGATACGTCAATGGGTTTAACACCGTTAGAAGGTTTAGTGATGGGGACTCGTTCGGGCGATATCGACCCTGCAATCGTTTTCTACCTATACAAAAACTTAGGTATGTCAATGGAGCAAATCGAAGATACGTTAGTGAAAAAATCGGGTCTTTTAGGTTTAACTGAAGTAACCAGTGACTGTCGTTATGCGGAAGATAACTACGAGGATGCGTCAAAACCTGAAGCAAAACGTGCATTAGACGTATATAGCTACCGTTTAGCAAAATACATCGGTGCATATATGGCGATCTTAGGTGATGACCACTTAGACGCTATCGCATTTACCGGCGGTATCGGTGAGAACTCGGGTCACGTACGTGAATTAGCGTTAAATCACTTAAAATTATTCGGCGTTAAATTAGACGTTGAACGTAACTTAGCGGCGCGCTTCGGTAAATCCGGCGTTATCACTGCGGACGACTCAACATTCAAAGCAGTCGTAATTCCGACTAACGAAGAATTAGTGATTGCACAAGATACGGCTAAATTAGCATTATAA